A region of Lepeophtheirus salmonis chromosome 13, UVic_Lsal_1.4, whole genome shotgun sequence DNA encodes the following proteins:
- the LOC121128598 gene encoding uncharacterized protein encodes MLTKLYTLVLLLLNVHLESATGNVEFKSTSEPRIIGTNHEPSKIIDELLTSGSTINSESVLTLSLIGALALVTTSLVGLNSGQLSKRRSEIHNYYDYSDHEHDPQPTYVENIHNFENKVYKKFKKGVTNSLRRARVVGRRTSAGIGNVVNGVARVGDMVGSGLGRVGRVLTVGTQNGLRRAFSTIRGASYRAGRNVQTFMRRYNNGLRRLSETTNNLRLRAGKGLSFLGLLANTGVSRMGYAASSGFSRIGSLAADSAVILFKTALNVPLGIATAAKERAVQDCLIQAVCYISTPMFASRKKRMISYTNVNYTNYNSTTRDLSTESRQYDSEFKMEDCEVFECRLASLGRKAFGVISKMQNKKSDTP; translated from the exons ATGTTAACTAAACTATATACCctagttttacttttattaaatgttcATTTAGAAAGCGCAACAGGAAATGTGGAGTTCAAATCCACATCTGAACCTCGAATCATAGGAACAAATCATGAGCCAAGCAAGATCATAGATGAGTTGTTGACAAGTGGGAGTACAATAA attctgAAAGTGTTTTGACTCTTTCCCTGATCGGAGCTCTCGCCTTAGTGACTACCTCACTTGTTGGACTCAATTCGGGGCAGTTATCTAAAAGAAGATCAGAAATTCATAACTACTATGACTATTCGGATCATGAACACGATCCTCAGCCGACTTATGTTGAAAATatccacaattttgaaaataaggtctataaaaaattcaagaagGGTGTAACAAATTCCTTACGAAGAGCAAGGGTTGTTGGAAGGAGGACGTCTGCTGGTATTGGGAATGTAGTTAATGGAGTGGCAAGAGTAGGGGATATGGTGGGTAGTGGACTAGGTCGGGTGGGTAGGGTTCTAACCGTTGGGACGCAGAATGGGCTTAGAAGAGCATTTTCGACCATAAGAGGAGCATCTTATCGTGCTGGAAGAAATGTACAAACATTTATGCGAAGGTACAACAACGGACTCAGGCGACTATCTGAGACAACGAACAATTTGAGACTTCGAGCGGGAAAAG GATTATCTTTCTTGGGTTTACTTGCAAATACAGGAGTGTCCCGTATGGGATATGCAGCCTCAAGTGGGTTTTCTAGAATAGGAAGCCTTGCTGCTGACTCagcagttattttatttaagactgCTCTTAATGTACCACTGGGTATAGCTACAGCTGCTAAGGAGAGAGCTGTTCAGGATTGCTTAATACAAGCAGTTTGTTATATTAGTACCCCAATGTTTGCATCAAGGAAAAAGAG AATGATCTCCTATACCAATGtgaattatacaaattacaatagCACCACTAGAGATCTGTCAACAGAATCACGACAGTACGATTCAGAGTTTAAAATGGAGGACTGCGAAGTGTTTGAATGCCGACTTGCTTCTCTGGGAAGGAAAGCATTTGGAGTTATATCCAAAATGCAGAATAAAAAATCAGATACACCATga